The Brachyhypopomus gauderio isolate BG-103 chromosome 1, BGAUD_0.2, whole genome shotgun sequence genome includes a window with the following:
- the tmem154 gene encoding transmembrane protein 154 isoform X3 → MAPCFSQRRLRFTTASCHRGLWEMTPKTLLLFSILTAFLTRHVQCQADDWTSEATEANEPTTGLTDEGMSGTEITWFDTGSQATMSTIGVQKQDESTEEEEEEEDSGILIIIAVVTALALFLGGLVVGVVLLICRSRKVIRGTMKEDPYLDASGEEKVPMPMFEDDVPSVMELEMEDLEKWMIQGDGGISSDTKQK, encoded by the exons ATGGCACCATGTTTCTCTCAGCGCAGGCTAAGGTTCACTACTGCCTCCTGCCACAGAGGACTCTGGGAAATGACCCCCAAAACACTGCTACTGTTCTCGATCCTGACGGCTTTCCTGACTAGACATG TTCAATGTCAGGCAGACGACTGGACCTCAGAGGCAACTGAAGCAAACGAGCCAACCACAGGACTCACTGATGAGGGTATGTCAGGGACCGAGATTACATGGTTCG ACACAGGTTCCCAGGCAACCATGAGTACAATTGGGGTGCAAAAACAGGACGAGTccacagaagaagaagaagaagaagaagactcGGGCATCCTCATCATCATTGCCGTGGTGACGGCGCTGGCCCTGTTCCTCGGTGGCCTAGTGGTGGGAGTTGTCCTGCTCATTTGCAGGAGTCGGAAAGTGATCAGAG GCACCATGAAGGAAGATCCCTACCTGGATGCGAGTGGGGAGGAGAAGGTGCCCAT GCCCATGTTTGAAGACGATGTGCCCTCCGTGATGGAACTGGAGATGGAGGACCTGGAGAAGTGGATGATACAAGGAG ATGGAGGAATTAGCTCAGACACCAAACAAAAGTAG
- the tmem154 gene encoding transmembrane protein 154 isoform X2 has product MAPCFSQRRLRFTTASCHRGLWEMTPKTLLLFSILTAFLTRHVQCQADDWTSEATEANEPTTGLTDEDTGSQATMSTIGVQKQDESTEEEEEEEDSGILIIIAVVTALALFLGGLVVGVVLLICRSRKVIRGTMKEDPYLDASGEEKVPIVCVCVCVCVCVCVCGHVCVLRPMFEDDVPSVMELEMEDLEKWMIQGDGGISSDTKQK; this is encoded by the exons ATGGCACCATGTTTCTCTCAGCGCAGGCTAAGGTTCACTACTGCCTCCTGCCACAGAGGACTCTGGGAAATGACCCCCAAAACACTGCTACTGTTCTCGATCCTGACGGCTTTCCTGACTAGACATG TTCAATGTCAGGCAGACGACTGGACCTCAGAGGCAACTGAAGCAAACGAGCCAACCACAGGACTCACTGATGAGG ACACAGGTTCCCAGGCAACCATGAGTACAATTGGGGTGCAAAAACAGGACGAGTccacagaagaagaagaagaagaagaagactcGGGCATCCTCATCATCATTGCCGTGGTGACGGCGCTGGCCCTGTTCCTCGGTGGCCTAGTGGTGGGAGTTGTCCTGCTCATTTGCAGGAGTCGGAAAGTGATCAGAG GCACCATGAAGGAAGATCCCTACCTGGATGCGAGTGGGGAGGAGAAGGTGCCCAT tgtgtgtgtgtgtgtgtgtgtgtgtgtgtgtgtgtgtgtgtgtgggcacgtgTGTGTTCTCAGGCCCATGTTTGAAGACGATGTGCCCTCCGTGATGGAACTGGAGATGGAGGACCTGGAGAAGTGGATGATACAAGGAG ATGGAGGAATTAGCTCAGACACCAAACAAAAGTAG
- the tmem154 gene encoding transmembrane protein 154 isoform X1, which yields MAPCFSQRRLRFTTASCHRGLWEMTPKTLLLFSILTAFLTRHVQCQADDWTSEATEANEPTTGLTDEGMSGTEITWFDTGSQATMSTIGVQKQDESTEEEEEEEDSGILIIIAVVTALALFLGGLVVGVVLLICRSRKVIRGTMKEDPYLDASGEEKVPIVCVCVCVCVCVCVCGHVCVLRPMFEDDVPSVMELEMEDLEKWMIQGDGGISSDTKQK from the exons ATGGCACCATGTTTCTCTCAGCGCAGGCTAAGGTTCACTACTGCCTCCTGCCACAGAGGACTCTGGGAAATGACCCCCAAAACACTGCTACTGTTCTCGATCCTGACGGCTTTCCTGACTAGACATG TTCAATGTCAGGCAGACGACTGGACCTCAGAGGCAACTGAAGCAAACGAGCCAACCACAGGACTCACTGATGAGGGTATGTCAGGGACCGAGATTACATGGTTCG ACACAGGTTCCCAGGCAACCATGAGTACAATTGGGGTGCAAAAACAGGACGAGTccacagaagaagaagaagaagaagaagactcGGGCATCCTCATCATCATTGCCGTGGTGACGGCGCTGGCCCTGTTCCTCGGTGGCCTAGTGGTGGGAGTTGTCCTGCTCATTTGCAGGAGTCGGAAAGTGATCAGAG GCACCATGAAGGAAGATCCCTACCTGGATGCGAGTGGGGAGGAGAAGGTGCCCAT tgtgtgtgtgtgtgtgtgtgtgtgtgtgtgtgtgtgtgtgtgtgggcacgtgTGTGTTCTCAGGCCCATGTTTGAAGACGATGTGCCCTCCGTGATGGAACTGGAGATGGAGGACCTGGAGAAGTGGATGATACAAGGAG ATGGAGGAATTAGCTCAGACACCAAACAAAAGTAG
- the mnd1 gene encoding meiotic nuclear division protein 1 homolog isoform X1, whose protein sequence is MSKKKGLSLEEKRSRMMEIFFETKDVFQLKDIEKIAPKTKGITPMSVKDVLQSLVDDNMVDCERVGTSNYYWAFPSKALHARKRRLEELEKQHVEGGRRREVLLQAVEKAKEGRQLTEERASLQKELVRMREERETLQAELQKYRDCDPEVVEEMRKDNITAKEAVSRWTDNVFAIKSWAKRKFCFEDSRLDKAFGIPEDFDYMD, encoded by the exons ATG TCTAAAAAGAAAGGACTTAGtctggaggagaagagaagtcGTATGATGGAAATCTTTTTTGAAACT AAAGATGTATTTCAACTGAAGGACATAGAAAAAATTGCCCCCAAAACCAAAGGAATCA CGCCGATGTCGGTGAAGGACGTTCTTCAGAGTCTGGTGGATGACAACATGGTGGATTGTGAAAGGGTGGGAACCTCCAACTACTACTGGGCCTTCCCCAGCAAGGCCCTGCATGCTCGCAAACGCAGGCTGGAGGAGTTGGAGAAACAG CACGTGGAGGGGGGGCGGAGGAGAGAGGTGCTCCTGCAGGCGGTGGAGAAGGCCAAAGAAGGACGGCAGCTGACC gaggagagAGCTTCTCTTCAGAAGGAGCTGGTGAGAATGAGAGAAGAAAGGGAGACGCTACAGGCAGAGCTACAGAAGTACAGGGACTGTGACCCAGAAGTGGTGGAGGAGATGC GTAAGGACAACATTACCGCGAAAGAGGCAGTATCCAGATGGACGG ATAATGTGTTTGCCATCAAATCCTGGGCCAAAAGAAAGTTTTGCTTTGAAGATAGTCGACTGGATAAAGCGTTTGGGATTCCAGAGGACTTTGACTACATGGACTAA
- the mnd1 gene encoding meiotic nuclear division protein 1 homolog isoform X2: protein MMEIFFETKDVFQLKDIEKIAPKTKGITPMSVKDVLQSLVDDNMVDCERVGTSNYYWAFPSKALHARKRRLEELEKQHVEGGRRREVLLQAVEKAKEGRQLTEERASLQKELVRMREERETLQAELQKYRDCDPEVVEEMRKDNITAKEAVSRWTDNVFAIKSWAKRKFCFEDSRLDKAFGIPEDFDYMD from the exons ATGATGGAAATCTTTTTTGAAACT AAAGATGTATTTCAACTGAAGGACATAGAAAAAATTGCCCCCAAAACCAAAGGAATCA CGCCGATGTCGGTGAAGGACGTTCTTCAGAGTCTGGTGGATGACAACATGGTGGATTGTGAAAGGGTGGGAACCTCCAACTACTACTGGGCCTTCCCCAGCAAGGCCCTGCATGCTCGCAAACGCAGGCTGGAGGAGTTGGAGAAACAG CACGTGGAGGGGGGGCGGAGGAGAGAGGTGCTCCTGCAGGCGGTGGAGAAGGCCAAAGAAGGACGGCAGCTGACC gaggagagAGCTTCTCTTCAGAAGGAGCTGGTGAGAATGAGAGAAGAAAGGGAGACGCTACAGGCAGAGCTACAGAAGTACAGGGACTGTGACCCAGAAGTGGTGGAGGAGATGC GTAAGGACAACATTACCGCGAAAGAGGCAGTATCCAGATGGACGG ATAATGTGTTTGCCATCAAATCCTGGGCCAAAAGAAAGTTTTGCTTTGAAGATAGTCGACTGGATAAAGCGTTTGGGATTCCAGAGGACTTTGACTACATGGACTAA